DNA from Prunus persica cultivar Lovell chromosome G6, Prunus_persica_NCBIv2, whole genome shotgun sequence:
CGAGGCAGATAGAAGCTACTTCTAATGTCTTATTATATTGGCAGCTCCCCCCAACATCCAAAGGGAATCTTTCTCTCCtccaaacattaaaaatatataaaaataaataattatttatttaaaattgaaaattaaatattgaaaattatgGATGTTGGGTTAGTCATGAGATTTGATTAACTTGAACATTGAATATGTATTTGATATATATGCTAATCTCTTCTCACAATGTACATATAAAAGACTTGGTACCTCATCTCAATTGTAATtacaaatgatatatataattctctAATATAAACCAAGATTAAggaaagcaaaaattaaaattaaaaaactagaGAACTTTTGGTTATCAGTCTCCTCTTGATCAGATGGGAGAAAATTTGATACATCTATGAGTCCCATCACACAGGaagatgatatatatatatatatatatttatatatgaatgaaaTAAAAGAGGGGAGATAGCTTAATTTCTAGCACTAACACAATAATGGATTAATTTGGGAAATCCCATCAAGATTAATTAATCACCATGCTTATGCCAACAAACAAGCATAGCAACACATCTTCTCATGATGTAGAATCTAGCCTTCTGTTCCTTGGCAAGGCTGCTACATTTTCTGCTGATTTTAGAGCTTTTCTGTGACATACTTCTGGGAAGTGGACACTTGGAATTAGAGGCATTGCTCTTCTGTGAATAGCTCCTCATCAAAAGAGGAGCATTTGAAGACTGGCTTCTTGTTGATGAACTCCTTGTGAATGCaaacttggaagaagaagaagaagacgaagtgCCTTCTTGGTGCTTCTTTGGCAGCTTCCATTTCTCATCCATAATAGTATGTAAATTTGCAATGCTCAAACTTGTGAGGTTGATCTTTGATCTCTTCTGGCCTCTGGTAGCTGGCACTTAACTTCTCATCAACCTGTTTGCTTTATAATGTCAATGTGTGTttctgaagagagagagagagaaagagagagagagatgggagtATGGCCCTGTGGGTCGGTGGGTACAGTGGGGGTATTGGTGTTATTATATATAGTGGTGCAGGGAGTGTTTTGGTGGAGATGTTTTGTGAGTGCTTACGTATAGTGATGATATTACTGACCACATATGAGTAGAACTTACcagaaattttattattgaGCCCTTAGATTTTCATCCATTATTAAGAtgggttatttatttttactaaaCCCAAGTATTTAATCTGATTTGCTGCTCCTCTTTAACTTGTCAGTTTTGTGATATAATTAAAGGTCAACATGTCTAAAATTCGACAACTGACACTCGTTAAATTAACGTTTCATCATTACTaggcaaaaaaatttagtttatTTGATTTGGTCATTTTGATTAGTTACATTATTATGATTATACACAATGCACTCATGAATATACCCAGAACAAAGTATCTAAGGTGTAATATATACtgaaattctaaaattaagatttattttatgttgtaatatgaaaatttgatgGGTAAATATTGGACAAGTAATTTTGTTGGTGCAGCACTGCAGCATGTGTGCATGATCATTTATTGATGAGTGTCAGATGGCTCTATGTCATTGACCAATTGGCTGCTTTCTCCGCAGACTCACAGTCTTTTTCCCATTGCATATCACCTCCTAATTCTGAAGGAGGAGAAGATCCTCTctttttcgtttttatttatcttgtttttttaatgcatatttttcttttgagacaCCATTATTGTACGGTGCTGCAACGTTCAAATACATGGAGATCCACGCAAACCTTGGTCATTGGACAATGCTTACTTCTGTTCTTCATGTGAAAGGTTTGTTGTACCAATTATTTTACACAACACATACAGTACTCTGcagattttgaaaattcaaatttcttttccttttgttttttggttaccttgagaatatctttttgaaaatttacaGGGCCCATCTGAACGAGAAAATTTTGTATATCACagagataatattattttgctaTTCACAATCAGTTACGTTCCGCTACATATGATAATTACCTTAtatggaagagagagaaaacaaacCCCCTCTTACCAATTAGTTTGTGTTTGTAATTAAGGAGTAACTGCATGCGCTTAAATTGTTACTGTTTGACCATGCAATGCAtgctattcttcttctttaaatttCCTCAGCTTTATCTTGGATTCTTTTTCATGACGACTGTGTGAAAAGGAAGTCATTAATTATAAACATCTAGGCCCCTAATTATCTAATTAATCAAAGATACCTTCTCTGTAATTGTAAAACATTGTACTAAGATAATCTTAACGGACCTAACTATATGCCACTAAACTGAATgctactatatatatatatatataccaaatATGCAAGTTTAAATAATTATGTACATATGTAAGAGGTTAGGATTCTCATGCACATGCACCCTTTGGATCAACAGTCAGAGCGAGTTTGAAATCTTATGCAAGTATGGTTTCCGGTaactattaaaataaattcaaatctgTGTCCATTGGTGCTGCTCCCTGCTGCATGTGCATGAGGAAATTGATTTGGGTTATGTTTCTTGTGTGTTGGCCAGCCTGCTGCAAGATTAATTGTTACACTCATCTAGAAAATAAATCTTGAACCATTTTATAACTTCTAAAAACGTACGTTTATTGTTATAAGGGGTTTGTAGCTCAAATGATTAAGAGTAGTTATTCTTGTATTTGAACTCTTGTGTTCGAATGCGCGCTCTACTCCAATAGATcgttcgtattaaaaaaaatagcgTTTACAACCCAAATAACCCCAtatataaaagagaaaaataaaaaggaggaATCTTGTGATTGGGAATGTAATTAGCTAAACAAATTATGTTTTGCTAGAAGGTTTGACCAGTCAAAAGGTCTATTCTAAACTTTTTTGGTGCTTGCAGTTCCAGTTTAATTTGGTAATATGTGAACATATAATTAGTCTATagtttaattataaaattaaaatgtgtAAACATATTTAGCAATTAAAGGCTTTTTCTCTCTGGAAAAAGAATAGTATTCCCATGTGACCTTTACAGAAGATTTGAATCATTGTTAGAGGAATATTGACCACAAAGCAGAATCAACTTCAGCTTAATAAAATTAGTAAAAGTACACATTAACGCAAACAAGTCCTTCAAAGAAATGGGTAAATAAACAGGTGCACGTGCTTTAGACACAGGCGGTGCCTCTGCCTTGTATGGTCATCTTGTGGTGTGGGCTCTTATTTAGATACTAATGTTTATAAACGTCGCCATTTTAGAGTTGAATTTTAGTATTcaatagtttttctttttaaaatcatttggGGAGAGATGGGTACCAACTTAAGATATCTTACACTATTGAGAAGAGAAGCGCGCGTCATTAAATTAAGAGCTAGTTGATCGGAATTGAATCGTTTGAGTGGATATTTACACGGTAGttaaatcaaaattcaaataccaTATTTATCATCACACATGTCTTGAATTTAGATCAATCAATCAAGTCATTTAGTTGGATGGGTATGATTATATCTAGGTAGttaaatcaaaattcaacaaaattcaaataccATGATGATCATGTCTTGAATTTAGATCAATGAATCAAATTATTTAGTTGCATGGGTATGATTATATCTAAGTAATAGTGTTTAACCACTCGATCTAGGGAATTAATGACAAAACTGAATTGGTCAATCGAACCAAAGTTTTGATGATGGGTCAAAATAAAGTCACATGGTATGTTGTGGTTGGTATACAATGCACCTTTTAAACTTTTctatagagttttttttattttttttggtttgtgatAAACGAAGTAATTTTTAAATTCTGGTTCATGATCATGTGGGTTTAAGAATATGAGCATTTGGGACATGAGAGAGCCCACATGCATACATGTGAGCCGCACAAGGGTGGCCAGGAGGACGTGGAACCATGGAAGGCGTGGACCCTGTCTACTACACTCGAAAGAAAGCTGTGTGTGCATGAAAAAGACTTGTATGTCATGCAAATACTAcggttttgttattttcattcaatcatattttgtgatttgaaatttttatcatGCGCAGTGGAATATGATTGATTGAGATAACAAAACAGTGTTATTTCGGTGATATACAAATTTTTCTCGTGAGAAAGAGGtttgaaagaaacaaaagggtCCTCACGTTTCACATTGTTGGCTTCATATATAccccaaataataataataataataataataataacaattttCCAAGAGACAAAAATGTCAGAAGGACGTTTGAAATCGCGCTGTATAATTTGTGTATTATTATTCTTGAGGCGGAATTGACATTCCTCAAGCAAGCAAAGCATCATCAGTCATAAATGGCTTCGGTTCTGTCCACAATTTCAATGGATACACACTTGCCTAAGCTATAAGCACACATAACATGACCGACTAAAAGTAGTGCCTTCTTGTTTAAGTATGTATCTTGATCAGAGATATGCATAAATATAAGacaattgttttgttttttggcatAAGACTCATAATTTGCAGAAGCACAACAGATTCAATATTAagtatttatattattaattggtcatattaaaattttgaaatataaaatacatattgaATTAGTTTTGTGGCATAATAGAAAGTAAAGGGACTATTTAAACGAAGAATTTagtcaaaaaatcaaaatgcaacTCGTTGTCAAGTTCAGAGACCAATTGAATCGAAAACCATTTAATTTATGTACTGAGATTATTATGCATAGCTTTGGATCCAACTTACAATAGGACTACGGCTTGGGTCCATTGCTTTGATGTCACTGCTAGAAATGGACCCAATAAAAACCCACTAAGAGATGCTGCAGGCTGTACGTACTTGACTAGGCCCCAACCCCCTCTTCCATATTGTCCTTTATATTTTTGGTATGCTATCCATTTTGTCCTTCTTTCTCGCTTCACTTATTAGTATTCAAACGTTCTTGTTGGCGGTGTTGTTGGGTTAGATTTGAATAAACCATCATCCATGTTGGCTGGAATGGTACGTTTGTAGGGATAGGGAGCGCCAGCTTTGCAGATAAGTTATCTCTAATCGCTTTCAGCAAGAAGATGGTACGTACATATATGTAGGTTGCTTTGATAGTTGGATAATTGGATCCTAGTGTGTAGTTGTGCTCGTCTAATCCTCAACTACTGCCCCAAAGTTCTCTAATATTGAAGTTCAAGTAACAAGCACATGAAGGAACTTAAGTCAAAGTGACATGTAGACATTTAGAGTAATTTTGTGGCAAAGTatgatataaaattaaattgacTTAGTCCTCACTCACTGCCATAAGCATGAACATTTAGATAATAATGCATATGTTTGTCTAGCAGCATCTATCTGATTCTTGAAGGCGAATGAGTATGACTACATAATCCAAAGTTGAAGCTTGAAGTTAACAACAAGATTTGAGAGGAAAACAATATTTAATCTATTACAATTAACTAACGAAAGATTCAAAATGCTGTCAATGGCAGCAATGCCAATTAAGcttgtttctttattcttttccaCAACGCAGGCCAAAGAATTCATAGACAGTTGGAACTTGGGCATTGCTGTAAAAAGTTATTCCCATGCACAAACTCCTTATTGCTTAATAAGGTATCAACTTTTGAAGAACTCCTTATATACTAAGCTGAATATCAACTTTTGAAGAACTCCTTCAACTTTAAGTAGTGTAAGATAGCATCAAAGTAAGTCAAGTGCATATATCCATCTAAATAAGAATGTTTTGCGGCCAAAAAATGATGAAGAGGGAacttatattattaattgtaCATTAGACAATCACTCGATTCAAAAGATTAAACTATTAGAGAATAAGTCAACTATGTGTATCAAACTAACACTCttgcaaaacaacaaagaagtTGGAAACAAGGATCGAACTCAACACCACTTGTAAACAAGACTATGGTATCATGTTAGACACTCGCTCTAAAATTTTAAGCTATCAAGAAATGAGCCAACAATGTATATCAACCTTAGACTGACCACTTAAAAACATAGATATAAAAGGGCTATAATTGCTTCAAAGAAAGTGATTGGCTAGTACCATCCATTGCATATCCTTATActgataataaataaatttaaaaaaaataaaaaaaaacataaagtcAGTTTTCACCTTCTGTAAAAGTGAAGGCTCAACTAGCTTCCTACTAGTCCGAGGTACACCAATTAATGCTTCTGTTTGAGATGATGAAAAgttactctgttttctttagcAAAAGTTGTTATTTTCCTTCCAACCAAGCCAGAAAACAGCATTTTAGCGCTTAGAAAACGTGTTGCAATTGGATCACAAAATTAATGATCTGCTGTAATTTGGTCATTCAAAGCTTTCACAAGTAATAAtacaacacacacacacacacacatatatatatatatatatatattattattattaagcaTATGTCATGAATCCACATACGACAGGACAGACTTAAAACTAAAAGCTGATTCCGAtgtaaaacataaaatatcaGATTCCTGACATTCTTGGGTAACCCGGCCCATTATCAATAAAGAGCAAAGAGAATCAAACAAACATCAGAGCTCCAATTCCTAAACTACAGAAGAATATATGATAACAGCAAAATGATAAGCCtcaatttgacaaaaataaggattaaaaaaaagacagTGAAGTATATATGAAGTCGGTCGGTtaagaaaaatttgtaaacaaaaaccatggatTTCATGCATAATTAACCTTAATCCCTCAAGAGAATAAAAGCTGAAGAGAATGACAATCatcgaaatatatatatatgaagcagTATTTATCATAAAATATTACCTTGGCCTCTTGCATTTCTGGTGGCCAATCAGAAGATCCATCAGGTGCTCTGACTGTTTTTGGGTGGTGTTAAAATGCATAgaaaattaatacatacaGCAAATAACTGAGCAAAGATGGTGCTTTGTTGGGTCATATCATCTCATGTAATACCAGTCTTTTGAATCAAGGTAGCACTAGCACCACTTAAGCAATAAGGGCTAAAGTAAACAACCTATAACAATAAGGGTAATATTCTCTTACCAAACTTATATATTGCCGACGAGATGCTTGATGTCAGATTGTGAATCTGAATATACGACTGAAGTAAGAATCAACATGATGATGAATGGTCATTATCTATAGTTCAGCAAGACAACAAAAAATGAGATCATCAAAATTCatattcaaattgaaattgaaagaaccGCAGAAATCATATCTTCTTCAAGAAGGGGCAACCTGTCATGTTTGAATCGGAGAATTGGCGCCGGTTCCAAATAGTCATGTACTTGCTGATGCAGCATCATCAAGATTCCCACTTCAAAGTTCAAAGGAACTACCTTTCGAGTACTAAAGGAAGTTCGAGTACAAAAATCAATTGGTGGTGTTAGTAGTACCAATTAACTCGATCGATAAAGGTAGACCCCTCACTAAAGTATGTGAATCTTGATGATGCCGCACCTGCGAATACCGACTCACTACTGACTGATGATCATGACGGTCTTGAGATCTCCCCATGCAAATTTGCAGATAAAAGcagaaaccctaaccctaaagGGAAGACAATTAACCCATGGATGAAGTACTAGCTAGACTCTATAAAGTTGGAGGAAAAGCGAAAAAGAACCAACCCATCTTATGAATATCATTATAGGAACTACAGAAGCTAATTAAGACCCATCCACCtgatttaacagaaaaaaaatcagaagaggaaaattatttcaaaaactACAAGATATCTATAAAGAAGGCCATCAGAGCCACTTAGCTTGTGTGGATCACAGCAAACCAATAAGAATTGATAGCAAGATCTTTGACGAGTCCCATCTAAGGGGAAGAGAAAACATGCCTATGGTTGAAGAgtagaaagagagagcaatCAAAGATGCAGTTGCAGAAGAACATCCTAATTTATCAAGACCAGAATGACAACTCCTGAGAGAAGTACACAGGAGACCTAGCTAGCTAGGCCACTGATACTTACAGGCATCCATCCCATATAAGGAGAAACTAAGTAGCTATCTTTTTATACTAAAAGATTTCGCTCCATTCTATCTATACAAAGCCAGATCCTCAGGCTTTTTTCATGTGGGAGGAATGGACATGCCTGACCCCAGATCGCATAAGCTTCCCAACTTTTCATGTTACACCACAGCCACCTAATATAATTTAGGAGAGGACCTTTGGCTCAAGAAAGTCACTAATTACGGGTAAATTAGTCCTCTAATAAGGaagccttttattttatttttctattccttttcttttggggttGGGAAAACCTCATTCTAGAGGTGTTTGAATTTTCTCTATTAGGATCTGCTTGACTTCTCCTCTCCACATGCCacatcatttaaatttcatCCAAGGGCCTTGAGAGCTAACAcatcacaattttttattttaaaaaaatatatatatatattatatatatttaccaGTTGCCGAAATAGGGTATGATGTGGCAAGTTGAGAGGAGGAGTCAAGTAAATCCTAGAAGAGAAAGTTTAAGCAAAAGATCCAAATTGTTTGGAACCATTCTAAAGTAGGGTATGATGAACAGAAGTATTCATTATTCGGAGTATCAATTAAAAACTTTCATGgaataaaaatcaaacaaattacaaaaacattaataattttgattatCATAATCATCATTTATTTTAGATTAGTAAAAAAGCCATATGCGACGATAATTAGATGATTAAATAGTTTTggattttattgattttgtagtgAAAACTATTGAAATCGAACCGAAAAACTAAGTGCGTATTTGTTAATCATtgcagtttttagtttttatttttttaaaaaaagaaagacatgtttttttttggtaactatattaattgtcaaatgaaaaagaaaattgagaattgttttaaaaagaaaagaaaagaaagtttcATGTGATTTACAAACAAGCTATTAAATGTGTCTTGACCCACCCAGTGCCAGTTTGGACCCGACCATGTAATTGACTGGCCCGATCGATGATGGTCATAGCTGACCCGGTGATTGCTAGACCCAACCATGTTATCGGTAGGCTGAATCGGTGATGACTAGAGTCAACTCAGTGACGGTTGGATAAACCTATAATTTATCATAGTCCTAATCCATATAACATATGTACATTAAGTAATGATGTCGTGCAATCTAGCAAAGCCTCGGAGGCAGTTGCAATCCAATATACAATTCCTTGTGTTCTGCTTTATTACATTGATTATGCAAAATAACACAAGGCACTATCAGTCCAACTAGAGAAAAAGAATCGCGCGGCTGCTTTAACTTTGATATATGGGCAAGTGCCATGTGACATACTCATCTTTTATAGTACAACAAATCATCATGATTGTAATTTGCAAGCAGGCTAATTGTAATTGTACGGGTAATAGTAATAGACAGTGCCACGTGCGGTCACGTGTAAAGGCACCGCTCCACAAATCGGAAGTGATGGCCGGTATTTGCTAAGTCTATATTAATCAACAATCAATGGAAACGAACCACCTTAACTTGCGTTTgagaattattttatatatatattaataattcGATGGAGGGCTCAATCATGTTCAACTCACGTGAATGTAAGAACGACACATATTTATAGTGAGTTCGATAACTAATTGTGACTAACCCTTTATATTGTTGTAGCTTTGTAATAAGTAAGTTATCCCAAGTATAAAAATAACTTATGTGTTATTGTTTATCAAACGAAAACCTATGCGTAATGCTCTTTTATGTACTTAAGTTGAAGACAATATAACTTGAAACTAAAAGATATcagaaaatgacaaaataaTTGGGTTCTTTTTATCTAATCAATAATTAAGCCTACTTTTAAGATTAGTGCACtcataaagaacaaaaataaaaagaaggatAACAGTTAATGGGAATATGACGCGTAGTGGTAACTTTTTAGAATCATATTTTCTGTTCAACTTTTAAAGTCATATTAAACTTTGAAAGAAATCTTTTTAGTatcatataataaaaaatattattattaattcatAGATTCCGCCGCGCCCAGTGAGCTTAGTGCGTAAGAGGATTATACCTTTGGCCTTTTGGCTTGTATTGCTGCCCTTATCTGTCAAGGAAGCATTTTtactttaaatattaaatcgTCTTATCCATCAACAACAACGTTTAGCTTAAAATATTAGTGTCAATCGGGTTAGTCTAATGAAAAaaggaatttaatttacaaatcAGTGGTCTATAATTCGAATTCTCATGACACATGTATGTTATTGATGAAGGTACGCATATCTATGATTCtatcatatttttatctttttattttttaatggagAAGAGATGCTATATgtttaagaatataaaatctGACATCGAAAACTTGACTACAATAAGCTATAACTTATAATAAGGAGTTCCATTCATTATAACATCGAGATTTTTTGTGATATAACCTCGCACCTTCTGAGCTTTATAAAtggttaaattaaaaacaatattgGTGCCATTATTAGTGGGTCACATGCCCTCATCTTTTAGAAAtttaacataataaaatacgTTGCCGTCTTTACCACctaatttttttgcttttgatttaTCTGCTATGGATTGGGGCATTGATTTTGGGAGTCTTGTTCGATCACGCTCTAAACATGaatcttttaattaaatacaGGAAGCATCGTGATCCAGAGATTTAACTAGCTATGCTATGGATGGGACGCTTAACTAGCTAGATGTTTAACTTTGGGACAATCGTACGTTAATTTCCATTGTGATTCTTCGGTTCGCTTCAAATCAAGAGCCGCACCGAGGAGAGTTgagtgggaaaatcaactCCCTTCAAAAGAGACGGGCACATAGACAACTGCCGTATTTTATTTCTACCATAAATTtctaatatttgattttttttaaattagcCCCGGCCCAATTAGCAAATATTGGAATGGTAAAGCCCAACTTGGTTTTGGATTAGTGGACTGCATGCTCCGGCTAATTACATTCAAAAAGTCCAAACTTCAAACTACAAATCAAAGCCGAGAGTATGTCGTGTGTATGTTAGCTATGTTTGCGGCAGAGCAGTTCCTTCTCTGGAAGACGATGAAGATGGACTGTGCACATGATGTCGATATCATTATCCATAACCAAAGTACAAACCCTACGCTTCAAGTTCAAGTGTACAAGAAGACACAGCCCAAAACAGAGTAGTTATGTTACattaaaatttacaaataaCCGCTTATCTTGTCCCAAACAAAACATGTCAATCAGGAAACACCTaggaattaatttaatttgattaatcCAAAGCTTGGCGTGTTGGAGTTACTGCAAACATCAGCTCAAGCTCAGGAGGGTTGAAATACCCGTTCTTCGGCGGCTGCGGCTTCTTCTTCCCCGCCCAATACGCCTTCTTTTTCGGTGCGGGAGGCGGCGCCACCGACTCCGGTATCCGAAACTCGCAGCGTTTCGGCGTACAGCAACCAtcgttttcttctttaatctccatcatcatcatgttcATCACCATCTTCACCAAATCTCgaacagcaacaacaaaaataataaaaagaaatttagtcgGTTTCAAGGCCGGCCTGCAGTAAACTGAAGATGTGGGAAACAGAGGATTTATAGGGCTTTGTTTTTGAAGTGGCGGGAGACTTGGTGGCACAGAGTGGCTTCTTCTGGAAGCACTGTTTTAGTAAAGCTTGTTCTGGAAGTCGCTACTTGCTACTCGGTCGTTTAGGTGCCGCTTTTAAATTGAACTTGTTGTGGCAGCCCCAGGGACAGCTGCGACATCTACGTGTCGCGAATTCGAAGAGCGTGGCAGTGACACGTGGCTCCATTACGACCGTGCGTAATGCgctcttttgggttttttaatGCAAGGCTCGAAATGTAGGTCGGTGTTGGAAAGCGCGGGAAACTATATTGTAGACCTAAAACGATATTGGGCGCACGAGAAGTAGTTGGAGGCCCAAttagtttttgggttttgggctTGTCCTGAAGTCTAGCAGTTGGTTTTTGTGTTTCATGCAAGAGCTTCTATACAGTAACAATCAAGGATTGCCTACTCAATCAACATTATACACACCTTAAGAAGCCAACGGAGTGTAACCTACTCGAATTTCCATGACATCTTGGTAGTGTGAGTGTGTATGAGAAACCTCATTTCCTCCTTGCAGTTTAGACCATCGTCTATTATAAAAACACACTGGTAAAGAAAAAGTACAAGCACAAGCAATGCCACATATTAAGCGAGAGCATTGTCTTTCAAATCGTTATATATTTATGTGCATCTCTTTGTCCATCCCGTTGTGATTAGGGAATTTTCAACATACACATGTCATAATCAAAATTGTTGATTcgaaatcatatatatatatacaccacCAGGGGCGGATCCACAGAGGAGCAAGGGTGGTCAATTGACCCCTGCAACCTCTGAAATCCTCCATTAGAGCCGCCCAAATTGACCCTCGCAAGGTGCTCGATGAAATGCCCCAATGGGGCAAACTCTTGTGCTGCTGTGCAGCTGTGGAGAGCTTGCGCACAGCGcgcatcctttttttttttgtttggtcgacgtcaaaacgacgtcgtttcatttaagtggttttttttttttttttgcgccCTCGACGTcgaaacgacgtcgttgcacttaaggtttttttttttgctcgcTATTcttcaaaacgacgtcgtttcacttatacttttttattttaataacacctggccaaaacgacgtcgttttggcacaggttaaaaaaaaaaaaacaaaacagcagcagcagcccgATACCCATCAGTTTCAAAacccatttcttcttctcaatatCAAATTCTCTAACCTAAATTCCAACCCCAACTAAAACAACCAACctccaatccaattcaatgGTGGCTTTCCCTCCCCCCTCACAAATCAGTCGGTGGAGGCAGTAAAGTGGCGTCGGCGGTGGGCACTGGGCAGCAGAAAATTGAATAAGTGCCtccaaaattcaatttgatttcaaaGGTGGATTTATCCCTCAAATTTGAGAGTATGTTATCCTATTTTCTTtatgctttaattaattagtaaagATTCTTATATGTTAGTGTTTTTTGAttagttgttgttttttgttgttgagattttattttagtttgttagtttgaataaacTAGGGCTTTTatgttagtttgaataaattagaggttttggttttggttagttagtttgaataaattagagttttatttttatgttagatTATATGATTATCTTGGTTAGTTTCAATTAATTAggggttttgattttggttagTTAGTTTGAAAGTATGTTATCCTATTTTCTTtatgctttaattaattagtaaagATTCTTATATGTTAGTGTTTTTCTTGATTAGTTGTtgttaagattttattttagtttgttAGTTTGAATTAACTAGGGCTTTTatgttagtttgaataaattagagGTTTTGGCtagttagtttgaataaattagggttttatttttatgttagatTATATGATTATCTTGGTTAGTTTCAATTAATTAggggttttgattttggttagttagtttgaataaattaggaTTTTACTTTTA
Protein-coding regions in this window:
- the LOC18774905 gene encoding uncharacterized protein LOC18774905 — translated: MDEKWKLPKKHQEGTSSSSSSSKFAFTRSSSTRSQSSNAPLLMRSYSQKSNASNSKCPLPRSMSQKSSKISRKCSSLAKEQKARFYIMRRCVAMLVCWHKHGD